The region GTCCGATGTGGAGCCGGGCCGGTCGTGATTCGGGTCGGCAAATGGCTGTGCCAGCTATAGCGCGGGACGTGATCGGCGGGGTAGAAACACACCGATCCCTTCCTTCGCGGCTTGGACCGGGCCGGGCCGACGGAGAGAGCGCTCTCTCCGTCGGCCGGTGACGACTCGCCGCCGTCCCCGATAGGCAGGTCGATGAAACCGATCCACAACCAGGGCGTACGCGCGACCACGCGCCCGCGTACCGGTGGCACTCTGCGCCGCCTCGGCACGGTCATCTCCTCGGCCGCGCTGCTCACCGCCGGCGGCCTGGTGCCGCTGGCCGGCAGCGCCGCCGCTCACCAGGGCGGACGCCCTGATTTCGGACCCAACGTCTTCGTCTACGACCCGTCGACGCCGGTCGCCCAGATCCAGGCCAAGTTCGACGAACTCTTCGCGCAGCAGGAAGAGAACGAGATGGGTACGAACAGGTACGCCATCCTGTTCAAGCCCGGCCAGTACGACGTCAACGGCAAGCTCGGCTACTACACCACCGTCGCCGGCCTCGGCCAGTCCCCGGACGACGTCGACATCCGTGGCGCCGTACGCGTCATCGGCCAGCCCGACCCCGACTCGGCCGCCGGCATCTCCGCCCTCACCAACTTCTGGCGCTCGGCGGAGAACCTGTCCGTGACGCCGACCGACTGGTCCAACCAGTGGGCGGTGTCGCAGGCGTCGCCGATGCGCCGGGTGCACATCAAGGGCGTGCTCTGGCTCGAACCCGGCAACGCCGGCTTCTCCAGCGGCGGCTACATCGCCGACTCCAAGGTCGACGGGGTCACCATCAACGGCTCCCAGCAGCAGTGGATCACCCGGGACAGCCAGCTCGGCGACGTCTGGACCAACGGCGTCTGGAACCAGGTGTTCTCCGGTGTCGTCGGGGCACCCGAGACGGGCTTCCCGAACCCGCCGTACACCACGCTGCCGACCAGCCCGGTCACCCGCGAGAAGCCCTACCTGTACGTCGACGCCCGCGGCGACTACCGGGTCTTCGTACCGACCCTGCGGCACAACACCTCCGGCACCACCTGGGGCGACGGCCAGCGGCAGCAGGGCTACTCGCTGCCGATCGGCGACTTCTACATCGCCAAGCCGTCCGACAGCGAGCACACCATCAACAAGGCGCTGGCCCGGGGCAAGCACCTGCTGCTCACCCCCGGCGTCTACCACCTCGACCGGGCCCTTCGGGTCAAGCACAAGAACACCGTCGTGCTCGGCCTGGGCATGCCGAGCCTCGCCCCGGACCGTGGCGACGCGGCCCTGCGGGTGGACGACGTCGACGGCGTACGGATCGCCGGGGTGCTGGTCGACGCCGGTGCGCGCGAATCCGACGTGCTGGTCGAGGTCGGTGACCGGCACAGCCGGAAGAACCACTCCAGCAACCCGATCTCGTTGCAGGACGTCTTCTTCCGCATCGGTGGGCCCTGGGTCGGCAAGGCCAAGACCAGCCTCGTGGTGAACAGCGACGACACCATCATCGACAACATCTGGGCCTGGCGCGGTGACCACGGCAACGGCATCGGCTGGTCGCAGAACACCGCCGACACCGGCGTCGTGATCAACGGTGACGACGTGACCGCGTACGGGCTGTTCGTCGAGCACTACCAGAAGTACCAGACCGTCTGGAACGGCGAGGACGGCCGGACGATCTTCTACCAGAGCGAACTGCCGTACGACCCGCCGAGCCAGGCCGCCTGGACCAGCCCCACCGGCAAGGGCTACGCCTCGTACAAGGTCGGCCGGCACGTACGCGAGCACGAAGCCTGGGGGCTGGGCGTCTACTCGTACTTCAACCAGGAGGTCGACATCCGCGCGGACCGGGGCATCGAGGTCCCCCGTACGCCGAAGGTCAAGTTCCACAACATGGTCACCGTCTTCCTCGACGGAAGCGGCGGAATCGAACGAACCATCAACGACGCCGGCACCCCGGTCGTCGGCTCGTACGGCACCAGCACCATCGTCAACTACCCCGAAGGCTGACCGGGACAGCGGTCAGCACCACCGGCGGCGGCCGGCCCGGTTGGTTCCGGGCCGGCCGCCGCTGTCGTCCCCGCCGATCCGGCCCGTCCCGTACAACCGATTCCCGGTGGCGCCCGTCAGTAGAGGGGATCCCAGGGAGGTAGTCGCCGGATGCGCGAAGGATCGGAACGCGAATACATCGAGTACGTGACCGCCCGGCTGCCCGCGCTGCGCCGGCTGGCGTACTCACTCTGCGGTGACGAGCACCAGGCCGACGACCTGGTCCAGGAGGCGGCCACCAAGCTCTACGTGAGCTGGGCGAGGTCGTCGCGAGCCGACTCGCTCGACGCACTCGTACGGGTGATCCTCGTCCGCGTCTTCCTCGACAGCCAGCGCAAGGGCTGGTGGAGGGTCCGCCTCTTCGGCGACGCGCCGGACGTACGCGCAAGCACCGACCAGCCCACCGAGGACCGGACCATCCTGCACGCCGCGCTGCTCAGGGTGCCGCCCCGGCAGCGGGCCGTGCTGGTCCTGCGCTACCTGCACGACCTGCCGGTGACCGAGGTGGCCGAGGTGCTCGGCTGCTCCGCCGGCACGGTCAAGAGCCAGACCTCGTACGGGCTGAAGGCACTGCGCCGACTGCTCGGCGACCGGGACCTCGTCGGCACGACACCGGCGACCGCCGGCACGACACGGGAAGGATGAGAGATGGAAAACGAGGACGAGTACGCGATCGCCCTGCTGCGCCGGCTCGACGACGAACCGACCAACCCGAGCCGGGTGGATCTCGGCCGGGCGATCGCCGAGGGGGGACGACGTCGGCGAACCCGGCGCGCGCTCGGCGGAGGGGGCGCGGTCCTGCTGGTGGCGGCGATGGTGGCGACCGTGCCGGTGGCGCTGACCGCGCTGCGCCCGGACTCGTCCGGACCGGACGAACGGGCCGTGGCCGCCACCGTACCGGCCACCACCGGGCCCGCCGCGACCGAGCCGGCGGCGACCCGGCCCACACCGGGCATGGCACCAACGAAGTGCACGGTGAACCGGCTGCCGCTACCGGACCGGGAACCGATGAGCCTGGTCACCGGCGCCGACCCGACCGGCCGGTTCATCGTCGGCCGGACCTATCCGGAGGAACGGCGGGACGGCTACCCGATCCTGATGTGGGACGACGGCAAGCCGTACCGGATTGTTCTGCCCGGCGCCGACCAGTCCCTGACCGACGTCAACACCTCCGGTGTGGCCGTCGGCTCGGGCTGGCTGGCAAACGGTCCGCAGGCGTACGTCTACCGCGACGGCAGGGTCAGTCCACTGCCCGGGAAGGGCACCTCGGCGGCGGTGGCGATCAACGACGCCGGCCGGATCGCCGGAGTCCGGGGCGAGGGGGCGGTGGACCAACGGCCGATCGTCTGGCCCGACGCGTCCGCCCAGCCGGTCGACCTGGCGCTGCCCGGCCCCGACTGGGTGGGCCACGTCGCCGGCATCGACGAGGACGGCACCGTCGTCGGCGTCGTCTGGCCGAACCCGTCCACCGTCTCGGCCGACCCCGGCGGTTCGGTTACGCCGAAGGACCGGGCGCGGTCGGCCCGGAACCCGGCGGCGGGCTACCTGTGGCTGCCCGACGGAACGCGGCGGGAGCTGCCCAAGCCGGTGGTGCGGGGCGTACCGGCCGAGTCGTTCCGGCCGCTGGGCATCCGCAACGGCTGGATCATCGGCACCGCCGTCACGTACGCCGCCGACGGCACCGAGGTCGATACGCCGGCCCGGTACCACCTGCCCACGGGCGAGTTCGTGGACCTGCCGCCGAGCACGCTCCGGCCGCGCGGCGGGAACGGGCAGGGCTGGATGGTGGGCTGGCTCCCGAACGAACGCCTCGGCCTGCTCACCGACGCCGGAACGGTCGACCTGCCGTACGTCGAGCCGCACCGGACGGCCGTCGGGGATGCGCCGGTGGCGGTCAGCGACGACGGTCGGATCATCGCCGGGCAGAGCGAGGACGCCCAGAACGTCATCCAGGCCGTGGTCTGGAACTGCCGCTGACCGGGGTCGGTCACCGGTCAGTTCCCGTTGCCCCGGCCACCGGGGGGCAGGCTCTCGGCGAGCCTGTCCAACATGGGGCGCAGGAGGTCGTACGTCCCGGACGGGATCTTCCCGTCCTCGCGCAGGTCGACAAGCTTGGCGCGTACGTCGGCCACCCGCTTCGCGGCCTCTCCCGGCTCTCCCTCCATCAGCTTGCCGGCGGCGTCGTCCAGCTTGTCGTCCAGGTCCTCGGCCACGTCGGCCTCCACCGCTCCGGCCCGGACCTGGAGGTCGAGCGTCGTCTGCACGGCGATCAGCAGGGCGGTGGTGCCGAACGGGGCAGCACCGGTCGGGGCGCCGGCCGGACCGGCGGCAGCGGTCGTGGCGGCGGCAGCGGTCGTGGCGGCGGCAGCGGTCGTGGCGGCGGCAGCGGTCGTGGCGGCGGCAGCGGTCGTGGCGGCGGCAGCGGTCGTGGCGGCGGTCGTGGGAGCACGCGCCGGGGTGGAGGCCCCGGCGGGCGCGGCGTTCCCCGGCGGGTCGACCGTACCGCCACCGCCACGGTTGTTCAGCAGCACACCGATCACGACGGCGGCGAGCAGGATCGCGCCGAGCGCCGCCACCAGCGCCCGACGGGAGTGGGGTCCCTCATCGTGCCGCGTGGCCGACCGGGTCAGACCGTTGTCGAGGGCGGGCAGCGCGCGGGTCTGGGCGGCAACCGAGGCGGCGGCGCGTACCGGGCCGGGCGTCGGTGGCTGGGGAACGGCGTCGACCACCACCGTCCTGCGAAAGTCGGACGACTCGGGTTCGGTCGACCGGCGACCGGGCGACAGCGCACCGGACGACGGCTGATCGGACGCCAGCGCGGCCAGGCGGTTGCGTACGTCGGTGGCGGTGGTGGGTCGCTCGGCGGGATCCTTGGCCAACAGCTGACCGACCAGGCGATCGAGGCCGGCAGGAACACCGGACCGTACGGACGCGAGCGCCGGGGCGGGTTCGTGCAGGTGCTGCCACAGCACCCGGAGCGGGTTGTCCCCGGTGAACGGCGGCTCACCGGTGAGCATCGCGTACAGCAGGCAGCCCAGCGCGTACAGGTCGGTGCGCGCGTCCACCGGATCGCCGGCGGCCTGTTCCGGGGCCATGTAGTGGCTGGTGCCGAGCGTGGTGGCCGGGGCGGTCAGGGTGGCCTGGCCACCGTGCAGCAGGCGGGCGATGCCGAAGTCGCACACCTTCACCGTGCCGGCCGGGTCGAGCAGGATGTTCGCCGGTTTGATGTCACGGTGCACCACCCCGGCGGCGTGTGCCGTGCCCAGCGCGCCGCAGACCTGGCCGGCGATCTCCAGCGCCCGGTCGAGCCTGAGCGGCCCGTCGGCGAGCAGGGTCGCGAGATTGGGCCCGTCGACCAACTCCATCACCAGGTACGGTTCGTCGCGGTCACTGCCCACGTCGTGTACGGCCACGATGTTGGGGTGGGCCAGCCGGGCGGCCGTACGCGCCTCGCGGTCGAACCGTTCCAACATGGACGGGTCGGCCAGACCGGCCGGGTTGAGCAGCTTGACCGCGATCGACCTGCCCAACCGTAGATCGACCCCGCGCCAGACCACCGCCATGCCGCCCCGGCCCAGCATCGTTTGCAGTTCGTAACGGTCAGCTATCACACGCCCGGCCACGCGCCCACCTTGACACATCGCCCCCGTGGTCCGCTTCCGGGGCGCGGCGCCGGGCCGCTCCGCCGACCGCGCGGGCTCGTGCCCGTCCGGGTCGCGGTGGCGTGTCGGAGACTTGATTTTTGCAATATCAAGTGGTGTGTCGGCTAGGTTTTCGGGATGGGCTTGCTGGGTGACGCGGTGGCGGTGCTGGACGAACGCGGGGTGCTGGATCGGCTGGGTCGGTTGATCCAGCAGGTGTACCGGCGGGCGGCGGATCGGCACGAGCCGGAGCTCGGTGACGATGCGATGAGTTTCGGGACCACGGTGTGGCGCAACCTGGTGCATCTCGGTCAGGCCGAGTTCAACGGCGTCGACGGCGTGCGGGCGCGGTTGGACGACAACTCGTTGGAGATCCTCTGCGCGGGCTATGTCGTGCGGTTGTACTCGTTGCAGGGCGGGATCGAGTCGATCCGCTGGGAGGGCAGCGAGGCACGGCTGGGTGGGGCGGTGGAGAACAGCCGTGACCGGCAGTTGGCGTTCGACGACGAGGGACAGTTCCCGGAGGTGTTCGCGGGGGTGGTGCCGCCGAAGCGGCACGTGCGGATCGCGCACACCGGGGACATCGCGACCGGTGAGGCGGTGGCGTACATCGGTTTGCCGAGGGACAACCGCGACGGCGGCTCGCCGTGGTTCGAGGTGACGCTGTGGTTCGGTCCGGCGGCCCTGGTCGGTACGCCGTTGCCGGTCGCCGACGGCACCGTCGTGGTGCCGCAGTCGCGCCATGACGAACTGCCGATTCCCGAGCTTGACCTGCTTGCCCTGCGACCCGGCCGGGTGTCCGGCCGGTCGGCGTGACGAGGGCGCTACGACCGCCGGTTCCGGCTGCCGTCGCCGCCGCGGGCTTCGAGCCGCACGCACTCGGGCTCGCCCGTCGGTGGCGACGAATGCGCAAGAACGAACTCGCCCGGCTGGTCGGGGTGACCGCGGCCGCGGTCAGCCAGTACGAGCTGGCCCAGGCGCGTCCGTCGGCGTCGGTGCTGGCCAGGTTGGCGTTGGCGCTGTCGATGCCGGTCGAGTTCTTCGCCGCCGGGTTCCCGGTTCCGGTCACCCCCGGGCACGCGCACTTCCGTAGTCTCCGTACGGCCACCCAGGCCGAGCGGGACCAGGCGGCGGCGTTCGGTGAGGTCGCCTGGCGGGTGGTCGAGGTGGTCGAGCGGTATCTGCGGCTGCCCGAACTGCGGTTGCCGCACCTGGACCTGGCCGAGCCGGCCGGCCCGGAGGACGTACGGGCGGCCGCAGCGGCGGCGCGTGAGGCGTTCGGCCTCGGGGCGGCACCGGTGGCGCACATGGTGCGGCTGCTGGAGTCGTACGGGGTGATCGTGCTGGCCCTGCCCGACGTCTCCGAACGGGTTGACGCCTTCTCCCACTGGTACGGACAGCGTCCGTTCGTCTTCCTCAACCCGGCCAAGGACGACAAGGCCCGCTCCCGGATGGACGCCGCGCACGAACTCGGCCACCTGCTGATGCACCACGACGCCGAACCGGGCAGCCAGCTTCTGGAGCGGGAGGCCATGGCGTTCGCGTCCGAGTTCCTCGCACCCAGCGCGGTGCTGCGCGACGAGCTGCCGGCCCGACTCGACTTCGACCGGCTGCACGAGCTGAAGCGCCGCTGGGGGATCAGCCTGAAGGCGCTGATCTACCGGGGACACGAAGTCGGGGTCTACCGCGAC is a window of Micromonospora sp. NBC_01699 DNA encoding:
- a CDS encoding adenylyl cyclase, translated to MKPIHNQGVRATTRPRTGGTLRRLGTVISSAALLTAGGLVPLAGSAAAHQGGRPDFGPNVFVYDPSTPVAQIQAKFDELFAQQEENEMGTNRYAILFKPGQYDVNGKLGYYTTVAGLGQSPDDVDIRGAVRVIGQPDPDSAAGISALTNFWRSAENLSVTPTDWSNQWAVSQASPMRRVHIKGVLWLEPGNAGFSSGGYIADSKVDGVTINGSQQQWITRDSQLGDVWTNGVWNQVFSGVVGAPETGFPNPPYTTLPTSPVTREKPYLYVDARGDYRVFVPTLRHNTSGTTWGDGQRQQGYSLPIGDFYIAKPSDSEHTINKALARGKHLLLTPGVYHLDRALRVKHKNTVVLGLGMPSLAPDRGDAALRVDDVDGVRIAGVLVDAGARESDVLVEVGDRHSRKNHSSNPISLQDVFFRIGGPWVGKAKTSLVVNSDDTIIDNIWAWRGDHGNGIGWSQNTADTGVVINGDDVTAYGLFVEHYQKYQTVWNGEDGRTIFYQSELPYDPPSQAAWTSPTGKGYASYKVGRHVREHEAWGLGVYSYFNQEVDIRADRGIEVPRTPKVKFHNMVTVFLDGSGGIERTINDAGTPVVGSYGTSTIVNYPEG
- a CDS encoding SigE family RNA polymerase sigma factor, translating into MREGSEREYIEYVTARLPALRRLAYSLCGDEHQADDLVQEAATKLYVSWARSSRADSLDALVRVILVRVFLDSQRKGWWRVRLFGDAPDVRASTDQPTEDRTILHAALLRVPPRQRAVLVLRYLHDLPVTEVAEVLGCSAGTVKSQTSYGLKALRRLLGDRDLVGTTPATAGTTREG
- a CDS encoding protein kinase domain-containing protein; translated protein: MAGRVIADRYELQTMLGRGGMAVVWRGVDLRLGRSIAVKLLNPAGLADPSMLERFDREARTAARLAHPNIVAVHDVGSDRDEPYLVMELVDGPNLATLLADGPLRLDRALEIAGQVCGALGTAHAAGVVHRDIKPANILLDPAGTVKVCDFGIARLLHGGQATLTAPATTLGTSHYMAPEQAAGDPVDARTDLYALGCLLYAMLTGEPPFTGDNPLRVLWQHLHEPAPALASVRSGVPAGLDRLVGQLLAKDPAERPTTATDVRNRLAALASDQPSSGALSPGRRSTEPESSDFRRTVVVDAVPQPPTPGPVRAAASVAAQTRALPALDNGLTRSATRHDEGPHSRRALVAALGAILLAAVVIGVLLNNRGGGGTVDPPGNAAPAGASTPARAPTTAATTAAAATTAAAATTAAAATTAAAATTAAAATTAAAGPAGAPTGAAPFGTTALLIAVQTTLDLQVRAGAVEADVAEDLDDKLDDAAGKLMEGEPGEAAKRVADVRAKLVDLREDGKIPSGTYDLLRPMLDRLAESLPPGGRGNGN
- a CDS encoding helix-turn-helix domain-containing protein, whose amino-acid sequence is MTRALRPPVPAAVAAAGFEPHALGLARRWRRMRKNELARLVGVTAAAVSQYELAQARPSASVLARLALALSMPVEFFAAGFPVPVTPGHAHFRSLRTATQAERDQAAAFGEVAWRVVEVVERYLRLPELRLPHLDLAEPAGPEDVRAAAAAAREAFGLGAAPVAHMVRLLESYGVIVLALPDVSERVDAFSHWYGQRPFVFLNPAKDDKARSRMDAAHELGHLLMHHDAEPGSQLLEREAMAFASEFLAPSAVLRDELPARLDFDRLHELKRRWGISLKALIYRGHEVGVYRDHTYRRGMSLLAQWGYPEPGDLGPREQPSLLGKAVELLDRQRVSSGSLATQTGLPPALAHAVIDAGTESVPTLRLESDVPNP